In a single window of the Elaeis guineensis isolate ETL-2024a chromosome 6, EG11, whole genome shotgun sequence genome:
- the LOC105047540 gene encoding cytochrome B5-like protein: protein MEMIAWTLVVLILLGALFIIPRSKNKGETKGTPPNVMLKTLKTYTKEEVSVHNKRDDCWIIVKGKVYDVTPYVEEHPGGDAILNNAGGDSTEGFYGPQHATRVFDMVDEFHIGDLKL, encoded by the exons ATGGAGATGATTGCTTGGACATTAGTTGTACTTATTCTACTTGGAGCTCTTTTTATCATCCCAAGATCGAAAAATAAAG GTGAAACTAAAGGAACTCCTCCAAATGTGATGTTGAAG ACATTGAAGACTTACACAAAGGAAGAGGTCTCTGTGCATAATAAGAGAGATGATTGTTGGATCATCGTCAAAGGAAAG GTATATGATGTTACTCCATATGTGGAGGAACATCCAGGTGGTGATGCTATACTAAACAATGCTGGAGGTGATTCAACTGAGGGATTTTATGG GCCTCAACATGCTACTCGTGTATTTGACATGGTTGATGAGTTCCATATTGGGGACTTGAAGCTCTGA